NNNNNNNNNNNNNNNNNNNNNNNNNNNNNNNNNNNNNNNNNNNNNNNNNNNNNNNNNNNNNNNNNNNNNNNNNNNNNNNNNNNNNNNNNNNNNNNNNNNNNNNNNNNNNNNNNNNNNNNNNNNNNNNNNNNNNNNNNNNNNNNNNNNNNNNNNNNNNNNNNNNNNNNNNNNNNNNNNNNNNNNNNNNNNNNNNNNNNNNNNNNNNNNNNNNNNNNNNNNNNNNNNNNNNNNNNNNNNNNNNNNNNNNNNNNNNNNNNNNNNNNNNNNNNNNNNNNNNNNNNNNNNNNNNNNNNNNNNNNNNNNNNNNNNNNNNNNNNNNNNNNNNNNNNNNNNNNNNNNNNNNNNNNNNNNNNNNNNNNNNNNNNNNNNNNNNNNNNNNNNNNNNNNNNNNNNNNNNNNNNNNNNNNNNNNNNNNNNNNNNNNNNNNNNNNNNNNNNNNNNNNNNNNNNNNNNNNNNNNNNNNNNNNNNNNNNNNNNNNNNNNNNNNNNNNNNNNNNNNNNNNNNNNNNNNNNNNNNNNNNNNNNNNNNNNNNNNNNNNNNNNNNNNNNNNNNNNNNNNNNNNNNNNNNNNNNNNNNNNNNNNNNNNNNNNNNNNNNNNNNNNNNNNNNNNNNNNNNNNNNNNNNNNNNNNNNNNNNNNNNNNNNNNNNNNNNNNNNNNNNNNNNNNNNNNNNNNNNNGGGGGGTGGGGGGGGAGGGAGGGGCTACTTCATCACAATCCTCCCTAATCCCTAAACCATACACCAGTAAAGATAAATTCCGGACTAAAATATAAGCTAACAGATCAGTGGAAGCACATTGATAATTTGGGATGAAATCAGTGTTACCTGTTCCATCATTCGCTATATCAACCCCATCAAAGCTAAGGATAACATCTGAAGGCTTTAGAACATTGGATTCTGGGGCCGTAGGCTCAACTCTTCGGATACGAACACCCTTCTGATTATGTGCCATACCCATCGACAAGCGGAGGTCAGGATTTTCCATTTTTTGCCATTCAATCCCAATGATAGGAAATCCTACAATGTAATAGATGTCCAGATAAAAATAAGTTTCCACTTCATCACTTTAATCAAGTTGAAAATGCTATTAGAATTTTCAAGTACCTGTGTATGCTCCATTCTTCTCATAATCTTGAATGAAATGCATAATTACTGGTGTTGGTATGACATAACCAATGTTCTCGGCATCTTCATGTTTAAGGGATTGAAATGCAATACCTACACACTTCCCCTTATCATTGAATGCAGGTCCACCAGAATTTCCAGAATTGATGGCAGCATCTATCtgcataataatttttatgttgttaaaaAATCCATTTAAATGCAGTCACATTATTTTTCGAGGGAAATTAAAAACACAGCAACCAAATAACAGAAATAAAGACCTGTATGATATATTAAAGAAAGTATACGCAGAAAGGAAGAAACTTCTAAACATCACCTGCAATCCGAGGAGCTCGGTTGACACATGAACATAAGATAGTATCTCGATACGCGAGACAACACCGCTAGTCACAGAGATTGTATCTCCTCCTATAGGGTATCCAACAACAGTTACAGCATCTTGCAGTGCAGGCAGATCCCCAAACTCAAGAGGTGACACTCCTTCCCAGAACTCATCATCATTCACAGTTAACATTGCTGTTTCATAATAACAACAGAAAAAGTTATCTTAAGAACTCTTCGGTACCAAATCCTAACACTAAAATGATGCAATTAAGTACATATTTTGGAACTGACAAACCTAAAGTCTGTCTAAAAAACACAATGGTCATCAagattttttgaaattgaagctTATGCAATAATAGctaaatcaaaattgaaaattatggAACATACCGATATCGCATTCCGTTCCAATGGAAAGTACGGTAGCCAAGTATTTGGTATCAGAACCACGTTTCTTGAGCTTAACCTGAGTATGGTGCTCCACGGAGTGGGCATTCGTGAGCACCCTCCTTCCACCAATGATAAACCCACTACTACTGGAGCTATATTGTCTCTTCCTCTGCCAAGGAAGCGAGAAATTAGGCTCTGTATGGACGCAGAACACCTTGACCACTGCATCCATAGACGGAGCCGCCTTGGCTGCTGCTGCTACCGCAGCCAAATCCGCCCCATGCCTCAAGTCGCCACTCAATACAGTGGTAATATCGCCGTTGTGTTCAGCGAACCTATGACCTCGTCTCTCTGGAGAGGCCGCAATATCCCTGTCTACTTCTTCATCATGTTTTCCACCTTTCTTAGGGCGTCCACGGCCGCGTCGATGAGTTGGTGGGTCACCGTTGGTGATGGCAGTTTCGACAGGGGTTGCAGATAGTACGCCGTCATCGAGGGCTTCTTTGGAAGAAATACCAGGGGCGTCGGCGGAGTTGTCCACCACATTTTTAGGTTTCCGGCCTCTTTTTCTCTTGAGGTCTGCCATTGAAACAGAAAATCAAGAAAGCAGAGAGAGAGAGCAGTTCGAAATTTGACAGAAGAATTTCAAAATtggaaatgaaaatgaaaaggaaaaggaagCAATTTGCCTTAATGAGTAATGTAATACACCCCAAAATTACACTTTTGCCCAAAATTAATTTCAGCCCAATTTGTAAGGATTTGAATGAGCCCAATGAGTTCCATTTCAATTGGCTAATTCACTTGAGGGCATACTTTTATGGGGGGGAAAAACAAACTAAAAGTTTACAAATATAGTACGGGAAAATGCAAAAGTACATTCTCAACATGTCCGAAATTTCATATacaaacttatattatattaaggtgTTTATTACGCCTcgaaattattttatatgtaattttttaccttttttcggcctacgtggcactaaattgaaaaaaaaaagtcaatcagcattggacccacaagataatGTCACATAGATCGAAAAGGggagaaaattattaataatataagttcAGGAGGGATAGTATAGTATAactgtgtctctgaaatttcgaaaAAATAGATTGAAAGAGTACTTGTGTATTATCACAATATAGTACCTTAATAATCGCGATATAAcaatagttttaattttcaCTAACATATTAAtagtatttttataaaaatatagaaaataatatttaagaaaaggaaaaaatggcGTGATAACTCACGGCTGAATTTAAAGTTCGAAATCTAATCCTATTAGTATTGTATATGATGGTGTATGTTAGGTCGTTAATAAAATCAGTTTTCTTGATTGAATTTGGGTTGATTAGAAGATTTAATTACTTTGTTAAATTTGGAATTAGAATAATTAGTAGTCGGGTCTCAATTTTCAAATTAGGATTGTATATGATGGTGTATTGGTATTGTAAATTACTTTGTTAATAAACACCAAATTTGTaatgatttttttgtatttgttgtGGTGTAACTGTGAtggtataaaaaaaaattaaagtatacaAATATAGTACCTTAATaattacaatataataatagttttaacTTTCACcaacatattaattttttaaaacatagaaattaatatttaaaaagaaaaaaaatcaaaattatggTATTAATATGCAACAACTATGTGTGATAAATCATCATTGAATTTTAGTTCAAAATATTACCCCAATcccatcaatatatatatataaagctgaATATAGAAAAGCTGATGTGGCATGCCTATATGAACTCCATTCCAATTTATcttttctctcaattttttaaactttttttttattttttaaaataataatctacTAAATACATATAATGCATCTATTAACTAACAATTAAAGAGGACAATGAAAAGTTTttacataaatgatatttttattgttcTAATGGAGTATGAAGAATTATAACGGTTGTCAATAACTTAttacaatcaaataaaaagtataaatagGAGAGTACATAATCTgaaagtaacaaataaaattccaatttcattgcaaaaaaaaaaatNNNNNNNNNNNNNNNNNNNNNNNNNNNNNNNNNNNNNNNNNNNNNNNNNNNNNNNNNNNNNNNNNNNNNNNNNNNNNNNNNNNNNNNNNNNNNNNNNNNNNNNNNNNNNNNNNNNNNNNNNNNNNNNNNNNNNNNNNNNNNNNNNNNNNNNNNNNNNNNNNNNNNNNNNNNNNNNNNNNNNNNNNNNNNNNNNNNNNNNNNNNNNNNNNNNNNNNNNNNNNNNNNNNNNNNNNNNNNNNNNNNNNNNNNNNNNNNNNNNNNNNNNNNNNNNNNNNNNNNNNNNNNNNNNNNNNNNNNNNNNNNNNNNNNNNNNNNNNNNNNNNNNNNNNNNNNNNNNNNNNNNNNNNNNNNNNNNNNNNNNNNNNNNNNNNNNNNNNNNNNNNNNNNNNNNNNNNNNNNNNNNNNNNNNNNNNNNNNNNNNNNNNNNNNNNNNNNNNNNNNNNNNNNNNNNNNNNNNNNNNNNNNNNNNNNNNNNNNNNNNNNNNNNNNNNNNNNNNNNNNNNNNNNNNNNNNNNNNNNNNNNNNNNNNNNNNNNNNNNNNNNNNNNNNNNNNNNNNNNNNNNNNNNNNNNNNNNNNNNNNNNNNNNNNNNNNNNNNNNNNNNNNNNNNNNNNNNNNNNNNNNNNNNNNNNNNNNNNNNNNNNNNNNNNNNNNNNNNNNNNNNNNNNNNNNNNNNNNNNNNNNNNNNNNNNNNNNNNNNNNNNNNNNNNNNNNNNNNNNNNNNNNNNNNNNNNNNNNNNNNNNNNNNNNNNNNNNNNNNNNNNNNNNNNNNNNNNNNNNNNNNNNNNNNNNNNNNNNNNNNNNNNNNNNNNNNNNNNNNNNNNNNNNNNNNNNNNNNNNNNNNNNNNNNNNNNNNNNNNNNNNNNNNNNNNNNNNNNNNNNNNNNNNNNNNNNNNNNNNNNNNNNNNNNNNNNNNNNNNNNNNNNNNNNNNNNNNNNNNNNNNNNNNNNNNNNNNNNNNNNNNNNNNNNNNNNNNNNNNNNNNNNNNNNNNNNNNNNNNNNNNNNN
This portion of the Solanum pennellii chromosome 12, SPENNV200 genome encodes:
- the LOC107007660 gene encoding protease Do-like 9; amino-acid sequence: MADLKRKRGRKPKNVVDNSADAPGISSKEALDDGVLSATPVETAITNGDPPTHRRGRGRPKKGGKHDEEVDRDIAASPERRGHRFAEHNGDITTVLSGDLRHGADLAAVAAAAKAAPSMDAVVKVFCVHTEPNFSLPWQRKRQYSSSSSGFIIGGRRVLTNAHSVEHHTQVKLKKRGSDTKYLATVLSIGTECDIAMLTVNDDEFWEGVSPLEFGDLPALQDAVTVVGYPIGGDTISVTSGVVSRIEILSYVHVSTELLGLQIDAAINSGNSGGPAFNDKGKCVGIAFQSLKHEDAENIGYVIPTPVIMHFIQDYEKNGAYTGFPIIGIEWQKMENPDLRLSMGMAHNQKGVRIRRVEPTAPESNVLKPSDVILSFDGVDIANDGTVPFRHGERIGFSYLVSQKYTGDDAQVKVLRKSKTLEFKIKLNAHKRLIPAHIKGKPPSYYIVGGFVFSAVSVPYLRSEYGKDYEFDAPVKLLDKLLHAMAQSIDEQLVVVSQVLVADINIGYEELVNTQVIAFNGKPVKNLKSLAKMVEACKEEYMKFDLDYNQIVVLQTTNAKAATSDILAMHCIPSAMSDDLKT